Part of the Sphingobium lignivorans genome is shown below.
CGACGCCATAGCGCATGTAGCGCAGCGAGATGAAACCGGTCATGATGCGGACTCAGGCAGCACGCACGGGTGCCGGCACCGCGCGTGTGCTGGCGAGTGCCGCCCGTTCGCCCGCCGTCAGGTCAGGTCCCGAGAACGCGCCTTCGCGCCCTGCCTCGTGATATTCGGCGTCCTCGTTCACGGCCCAGATATCGTAGATTTTCCTGCCGGCCTGGATGTTGCGCACGGTCAGCATCGCCGTCATCATCGCATGATCCTGATTGTTGTAGCGATGCATGCCGTTGCGGCCGATCAGGTGAAGCGTGGGATAGGCCTCGTCCAGCTCTGCGCGGATCGCCTCTACATTGGCGGCGTAAGTCTCGTCATAGACCGGATAGGCCTTTTCCTGACGCACCACGGCGCCGCCGACCACCTGATCGGCAGAGACGAGGCCCATCAGTTCCATCTCACGCGTGGCCAACGCGATGAGGTCCGCATCGCTGGCGGACCACAGGCCATCGCCTTCGAAGCAGAAATATTCGAGGCCGACGCAGGCAATGTCGGGATCGGGCACCATCTCGGGCGACCAGCTCCGGAAGTTCTGCACACGGCCCACCTTCACGCGCGGATCGTGAATGTAGATCCAGTTGTCCGGGAAAAGGTCTTCGGAGCGGATCATCAGGGCCACGGTGAGAAAGTCGCGATAATTCAACGCAAGCGCATTGCCGAGCGTCTTCGGCACCGGATGGATGCGGCCCGCCAGCTCGCGCATCGGTGCGGAGCTGATGACATGGGCGGCGCTGATCGTGATGGTCTCTCCGGCTTTCGTGCTGGCAACCACGCGCCAGCGACCGGTCACCTGATCCCGCGCCATCCGGTTCAGCGCATGTCCCATCAGCACCCGGTTGCCCCCCGCGAGCACATGGTCACGCGCGGCGTCCCACATCATGCCGGGGCCAAGACGTGGATAGCGGAAATGCTCCAGCAGCGTCTTCGCGCCCATGCCGTCGTTCGGCTTCCTGTTGAGGCCGAGGCTGCGCCGGAGGCCATCCAGCACCGCTGCGCCGAGGCTCAGACCCTTGATGCGTTGTGCGGCCCAGTCCGCGGACATTTCGTCGCAGGGCATGCCCCACACCTTCTCGGTGTAGGTCTTGAAGAAGATGGAATAGAGCTTGCGGCCGAACTGGTTCACCACCCAGTCCTCGAAGCTCTTCACCTGCCGGATGGGGCGCAGCTTCGCGCGAAGGTAGCTCGCCATGCAGAGTGCCGAGCGCAGCAGGCCGAGATTGCGGAGCGCCTCGAACGCGCGCAGGGGATAGCTGTAGAATTTGCCCTGATAATAGATGCGGCTCATCCGGGGCCGCTCGATGAAGTCGTGCGGCAGGATCTCGTTCCACAGATCGACGACTTCGCGCGACTTGGAGAAGAAGCGGTGGCCGCCGATGTCGAACCGGAAGCCCTCATGCTCGACCGTCCGGCTGATGCCGCCGACCTGCGCCGGGTCCTTTTCGATCACGGTGACGCTGTAGCCGGCCTTGGTCAGCAGATAGGCGGCCGTGAGGCCCGCGGGGCCAGCGCCGATTATCGCGACGTCGACCGGCTGGTCAGGACGAGACATGCAGGCAATTCCCCCGGATAGATTGTCCTCGCCGGGAAGTGAACGAAATGGCCTAACAAAGCGTTAAACCGGCCTCAGCCGGGCCCTTCCCGTTCGCCATATTCGATGCGGATCCGCACCCAGCTCCCGACCATCGGCTTGCCGTTGATGCGCGGGGGCAGGACGCGGAACTGCCAGGCCGCCTCGCGCACGGCGCGGCCGAAGCCGGAGCCCAGCGGCGATTCGCCCAGCGTCCGGCAATCGTCCACGCGGTAATCCTCGATGGTGCGGCAAGCGATGAGACCCCAGCCCCGGCGCGGGCGATTGGCCGGCAGATAGCCGGCCAGTTCCGCGTCGCTGGGCTTGCGATACCAGTCAGCCTCATAGAGACGCGCGCCGCCCGGGCCTTCTCCGGGGCCATAGGCAGCCTCGCTGTCGGCCTCCTGCGTCGCCGAGCCCCGGCTGCGGCTATGCGAAGGCATGCGGCTTATATCGGCAGCCGCGAATTCGGCGCTGGTCATTGTCAGGTAATTGGGCAGGACAGGCGCGGGGGAAGGCTCGGGCTTTGGCGGATCGGGCGGGCTCGTCGCCGGTTTGGGCGCCTCTCTCGCTGCCTCTTTCGCCTGACGCTGCGTCCGCGCCTTCGAGGCGTCGGCTTGCTCGGGCTTGGAGGCCGGCAGGAAAATGGTGGTCAGCGATTGCTCGACCGTGCGTGGAATGGGCATCGAGCGGTGGAAGAGAAGCAGCGCGATGACCAGTGCGTGCAGGGCCAGCGTGAGCACAAGCGGCCCAAGCTTGCGCGCGCGGGCCGACACGCCGCCATAGCGCTCGCCGGCAGGCATCAGCGGCAGCGTCCCGAGGCAGCGAGAGCCGGGAAGATGAAGTCTGCAATCAAGGGCGGCACGATCTCGAGCTTATCCTCGCTTCGCCGTGTGTGCACGCATCTTAACGGCGGATGACCGGTATGGGCATTCCTGCTGAACTGAGCCCGCCTGCAAACGCGAGATCCCCCGCCGCCGGCCCTCTCCCGGCGACGCCGAAGATCGACCAACAGCAGTGTTCTGCGTTCTTTCCGAGCTGTCCGGCAGCGTGGCTTTCAGCGCAGCTCGTATGCCTTGCCTTTCACGATGACGCGCTCGATCCTCATCTCGGCCGTGCCGTCAGTGCGCGGGTAGCCGATCAATGTGACCGTACCGCCCGGCTTCATCATCGCCTCGGTGAGGCCACGGGCTTCCATGCGCGCGACCGGGGCGAGCACCACGTCCCAATCGCGCCCGTCATGGTGGACCGTGGCTGCGCCATGAGGGTTTGCCCAGCGCAGCGTCTTGAGCGATCCCTCAATCTCGATCGTTTTCCTGGCATCATAGCTGCTCCAGCCATGGTGAGCCGCAGCCAGTGAGGACAGGGGCAGCATCAGGGTCAGCAGACCCGCATGCGCGATATGGCAAAGTCGCATTGGCCAGACCTTTCATGAAAGAAAAGACTCGCCCCCGGATCACCAGTGTAGCGACATGGTGCTGCCGGCAAAAGGCCGACGGTCAGTCGAACATCGAGGCGATTTCGCTGCCCCGCGCCGTGCGCAACGCGGCGCAGGCGCGAATCTGCTCGATGGCCCGGTCAAGTTCGAGCGCGCCGCGCTGATACTGGACCACCTTGGGCCGCAGTGCCGCCTCCGCGCGATCGGCTTCCGCCGCCGAGCATCCCGACTGGGTGATCCCGGGCAGGCTGGCCGCCGCGAAGATGCCGGCGCCGGTCACCACCGAATCATAGTTCGCGACCAGCCAGTCGATTGCCAGGGCCCGCGTGGCTGGCTCGCTCGCCATCCCGCGCACCATGCGCAGCGTGTCCGTCGGCCGCAGGCCCTCCTGCCCAAAGCGGGAGATCAGCCATTGCGCGATCGCCTGATCGCCACTGCCGGCCAGCGCGCTCAGCATGGCGCCGCGCCGCACCGTATCCTCGCTCGCGAGGGCGCGAGTGAACAGATCGCCAGCCACGGCCTGCCCGCCCTGCGCCACATAGGCGCCAAGTGCGGCGGAGAGGAAGGAGAGGTCGAGCGCACCGGCATCTCCGGCAAGGTCGGCTTTCATCGCGGCGACGAGGGTGTCGCGCACGCCCTTGTCCTTCGCTTCGCCGGCCAGCAGCGAGACGAGGCTGCCGCGCCGCGCGCGACGATCCGGATCGTCGGCAGCATAAGCGCCGGCGCGGGGATCGAAGCCAAGCTCCGCCAGCATCGGCGCATAGATCGCATCGAGCGTGGCCTTGTAGGCATCCAGCGTCTTGCCGGGGAAAAGCCCGCGCCGGCGCAGTCCTGCCAGGCGATCGCCGGCCTCCGTCGCAGCTTCAGAATAGGCATGGCCGGCCATGCTCCGCGCCGCCTTGACCAGCAATGCGGGCGCGGCATGCCCTGCCCGCATGTCCGCCCAGAGACTGTCATTGAGCGCCAGTGCCTCGCCCGGTTCGAGGCCGGGGCCGGCCTCGATCAGCCGCACCCACTCCCCCTCATCCAGCGAGAAGCGGTAATAGCCGGTGCCGCCAGCATTGGGCATGATCGCGCCCGCTCCGGTGAGCGGCAGCGATGCCGTCGGCCGATCGAGCAGCGAGCATTGCCGTGTCTCGCCAAGCTTCACGCAGAGCGGAATCAGCCACTCCTGCGGCGGCACCTGGCTTCCGAGAAGATGATAGCGGGACTGGCTGACCGTCAGGCCATTTGTCGCGCGCGCGAGCTTCACGACCGGAACGCCCTGCTGGTGGACGAAGCTCTTGAGCGCTTCGACGATCCGCGGGTCGCCGGCCGCCTCGGCCAGAGAAGCGAAGAAATCCTCGCTGCTTGCCGAGCCATAAGCGTGGCGATCCATGTGGAGGCGGACGCCGTTGCGGAACTTCTCGTCACCCAGATATGACGCGATCATGGAGACGACCTGGCCGCCCTTGCCATAAGTCACCGCGTCGAAGGCGCTGTCGATCTCGGCATTGCTCTTGATCGGCTGACGGATCGGGCGACCCGCGGTCAGCGCGTCGGTATTCATGGACTGGAACGCCTCGTCGATGGCGCCAAGGCCGATCTTCAGATCCGGCCGCCATTCATTGCCGATGCGGTAGCCCATCCAGTTGGCGAAGCTCTCGTTGAGCCACAGGTCGTCCCACCATTTCGGCGTCACGAGATCACCGAACCACTGGTGCGCCAGTTCATGGGCTACCACCATGCCGAACAGTTGCTGCTGTCCAACGGGAGGATTTTTGCCGAGCAGCAGGATCGGGTCGCCGTAGATGTCCGCCCCGGCATTCTCCATGGCGCCCTGCATCACGGGCGAAGCGATCTGGTCGAGCTTGGGGAACGGGAAGGGGGTGCCGAAATAGCGTTCCAGCAGCGTCACGATCGGCCCGGTGTTCTCCAGCGCGAAAGCCAGCTTCTCCCTGTTCGGCTCGGTCGCGACGATGCGCAC
Proteins encoded:
- a CDS encoding NAD(P)/FAD-dependent oxidoreductase, with amino-acid sequence MSRPDQPVDVAIIGAGPAGLTAAYLLTKAGYSVTVIEKDPAQVGGISRTVEHEGFRFDIGGHRFFSKSREVVDLWNEILPHDFIERPRMSRIYYQGKFYSYPLRAFEALRNLGLLRSALCMASYLRAKLRPIRQVKSFEDWVVNQFGRKLYSIFFKTYTEKVWGMPCDEMSADWAAQRIKGLSLGAAVLDGLRRSLGLNRKPNDGMGAKTLLEHFRYPRLGPGMMWDAARDHVLAGGNRVLMGHALNRMARDQVTGRWRVVASTKAGETITISAAHVISSAPMRELAGRIHPVPKTLGNALALNYRDFLTVALMIRSEDLFPDNWIYIHDPRVKVGRVQNFRSWSPEMVPDPDIACVGLEYFCFEGDGLWSASDADLIALATREMELMGLVSADQVVGGAVVRQEKAYPVYDETYAANVEAIRAELDEAYPTLHLIGRNGMHRYNNQDHAMMTAMLTVRNIQAGRKIYDIWAVNEDAEYHEAGREGAFSGPDLTAGERAALASTRAVPAPVRAA
- a CDS encoding DUF6152 family protein, with amino-acid sequence MRLCHIAHAGLLTLMLPLSSLAAAHHGWSSYDARKTIEIEGSLKTLRWANPHGAATVHHDGRDWDVVLAPVARMEARGLTEAMMKPGGTVTLIGYPRTDGTAEMRIERVIVKGKAYELR
- a CDS encoding M1 family metallopeptidase; translated protein: MRFFRQFFAPVLLATAAPLIAQPAQQASSPSVPQGLLPTVAAPSAYRIDLTIVPERERFSGHVEIDIDVKEASQSLFIHGRDLAMHKATARVGGQTITASYAEVDSLGVARLDFARPLPAGKATLVFDYDAPFGASPSGLYRVKVADKWYAWTQFQSIDARAAFPGFDEPGHKTPFTVSLTTPAGQTALTNAPQTGEEKAGALVKHSFAPTLPLPTYLMAFVVGPMAVAEGSVAPTPERAKPLPVRIVATEPNREKLAFALENTGPIVTLLERYFGTPFPFPKLDQIASPVMQGAMENAGADIYGDPILLLGKNPPVGQQQLFGMVVAHELAHQWFGDLVTPKWWDDLWLNESFANWMGYRIGNEWRPDLKIGLGAIDEAFQSMNTDALTAGRPIRQPIKSNAEIDSAFDAVTYGKGGQVVSMIASYLGDEKFRNGVRLHMDRHAYGSASSEDFFASLAEAAGDPRIVEALKSFVHQQGVPVVKLARATNGLTVSQSRYHLLGSQVPPQEWLIPLCVKLGETRQCSLLDRPTASLPLTGAGAIMPNAGGTGYYRFSLDEGEWVRLIEAGPGLEPGEALALNDSLWADMRAGHAAPALLVKAARSMAGHAYSEAATEAGDRLAGLRRRGLFPGKTLDAYKATLDAIYAPMLAELGFDPRAGAYAADDPDRRARRGSLVSLLAGEAKDKGVRDTLVAAMKADLAGDAGALDLSFLSAALGAYVAQGGQAVAGDLFTRALASEDTVRRGAMLSALAGSGDQAIAQWLISRFGQEGLRPTDTLRMVRGMASEPATRALAIDWLVANYDSVVTGAGIFAAASLPGITQSGCSAAEADRAEAALRPKVVQYQRGALELDRAIEQIRACAALRTARGSEIASMFD